In a genomic window of Thalassophryne amazonica chromosome 12, fThaAma1.1, whole genome shotgun sequence:
- the LOC117522277 gene encoding gastrula zinc finger protein XlCGF48.2: MTNCVAFQSQLTSIMEMLAKAAVLEISRLWEDGFARLQVELRRKDSEIESLNRKLVLLENERLAARCQTTNLLSSSSSSSATRREQPNRLPPSTGEGVVIDPGQVASSEQSIREKVDAPLNQRASLPVPPQAEETPPEQLTPGQRDSDARDDEEFMVKLEDEDDVQIVEQMVDSEHGLNDGTAHSDRDRNQQPAESMEEPDSQQWSSVSVGDSDTAEDSDCVFEPKQLSQNLDSEILLIQNALDILDHSADTAYTDMFTRDNATTPGALAKSKPPVTFCQGQPSQLTNHREGGGSVRFLSEKVPPAKGAPAFNPDNRFFLLNDSELNKTIATRRIKEKWFICPFCGKSFDRVSHLEIHQRIHTGEKPYTCDTCGKCFSQRSNLRTHQRTHKEVLPQNSV; this comes from the exons ATGACGAACTGTGTGGCTTTCCAAAGCCAGCTGACGTCGATCATGGAGATGTTAGCTAAAGCGGCGGTGCTGGAGATCAGCCGGCTGTGGGAGGACGGCTTCGCCCGGCTGCAGGTGGAGCTGCGCCGCAAAGACAGCGAGATCGAGAGCCTGAACAGAAAGTTAGTTTTACTGGAAAACGAGCGGCTCGCAGCCCGATGTCAAACTACAAATCTGTTATCGTCCTCATCCTCTTCTTCTGCGACCAGGAGAGAGCAGCCCAATCGTCTACCGCCATCTACAGGCGAAG GTGTCGTCATTGATCCGGGTCAGGTGGCATCTTCTGAACAGAGCATCAGGGAGAAGGTGGATGCCCCACTGAATCAGAGAGCATCACTACCAGTGCCCCCACAGGCAGAAGAGACGCCGCCTGAGCAGCTCACGCCTGGACAACGCGACAGTGACGCCCGAGACGACGAAGAGTTCATGGTCAAGCTGGAGGACGAGGATGACGTACAGATTGTGGAGCAGATGGTGGATTCAGAACATGGTCTGAACGACGGCACGGCTCACAGCGACAGGGACCGGAACCAACAACCTGCTGAAAGCATGGAGGAGCCCGACAGCCAGCAATGGTCGTCTGTTTCAGTGGGAGACAGCGACACGGCCGAGGACTCTGACTGCGTTTTCGAACCGAAGCAGCTGTCACAAAACCTGGACTCAGAAATCCTGCTGATTCAAAATGCTTTGGACATCCTTGATCATTCAGCAGACACGGCGTACACAGACATGTTCACGAGGGATAACGCAACCACGCCCGGTGCGTTGGCTAAATCCAAGCCTCCTGTGACTTTCTGTCAAGGTCAGCCAAGTCAGCTAACCAATCACCGGGAAGGAGGCGGGTCAGTCAGATTcctctcagagaaagtgccaccaGCTAAAGGGGCGCCCGCGTTTAACCCGGACAACAGGTTCTTTCTCTTAAATGACTCAGAGTTAAATAAAACCATTGCCACTCGCCGCATCAAGGAGAAATGGTTCATCTGCCCGTTCTGTGGGAAAAGCTTTGATCGTGTCAGCCATTTGGAGATACATCAGCGGATTCACACAGGCGAGAAACCGTACACGTGTGATACGTGCGGGAAGTGTTTTTCTCAGAGAAGCAACCTTCGTACCCACCAGCGGACTCACAAAGAGGTGCTCCCTCAGAACTCTGTTTGA